From a region of the Alnus glutinosa chromosome 1, dhAlnGlut1.1, whole genome shotgun sequence genome:
- the LOC133874944 gene encoding early nodule-specific protein 2-like encodes MSTKYCLVLLLGVVLLSSTTSLVDHHEPSKHDPKSPFHKPHSPPKHKPPTPLDHRDKPFPEHKPPLKGKGEKPPPEHKPPHEGHPERHLVENPSLDGKPPKRSEKPPPPKHKPPTSSLDKEDKPFPEHKPPSKGMGSEKPPPDHKPPHDHHPGRHLLESSSHEQNSQSFDGKPPKGKEEKPPPKHKPPHHHHPEHPSEEDAKDSHSTPQKLKPPTTPEKKPLSPSHKPPHKPPQAN; translated from the coding sequence ATGAGTACCAAATACTGTCTAGTGTTGCTCCTCGGGGTGGTGCTTCTCAGCAGCACTACCTCACTAGTTGACCACCATGAGCCTTCCAAACATGACCCCAAATCTCCATTTCACAAGCCCCATTCTCCTCCTAAACACAAACCTCCCACCCCACTTGATCACAGGGACAAGCCATTCCCTGAACACAAACCACCtctcaaaggtaaaggagagAAGCCTCCACCAGAACACAAGCCACCGCATGAGGGTCATCCTGAACGCCATTTAGTTGAAAACCCAAGTTTGGATGGCAAACCTCCTAAGAGATCGGAAAAACCTCCACCCCCAAAACACAAGCCACCAACCAGCTCACTTGACAAAGAAGATAAGCCATTCCCAGAACACAAACCACCTTCTAAGGGTATGGGATCAGAGAAGCCTCCACCAGATCACAAGCCACCACATGACCATCACCCTGGACGCCATTTACTGGAATCGTCCTCCCATGAACAAAATTCACAAAGTTTTGATGGCAAACCTCCCAAGGGTAAAGAAGAGAAGCCACCTCCAAAACACAAGCCACCTCATCATCATCACCCTGAACACCCTTCAGAGGAGGATGCCAAAGACTCCCACAGCACGCCTCAGAAGTTGAAGCCTCCAACTACGCCTGAAAAGAAGCCGCTGAGTCCCTCTCACAAGCCACCCCACAAACCTCCACAAGCGAACTGA